In Kitasatospora sp. NBC_00240, the following are encoded in one genomic region:
- a CDS encoding AbfB domain-containing protein, with protein MHSSALPGRSPASRRPIALLAVLALAAAVLLAWQTPARAASWTPKTAPMTTPWTNQVPVDNPLPEYPRPQLTRPDWANLNGIWDFAVTAVGAGQPASFNEKIRVPFVAESALSGVQRQVSQNDKLWYKRTFTVPAGWNGRRVLLNFGASDWQTTVWVNGQQVGAAHSGGYDAFGYDITPYLTAGTNTVVVSVYDPTQTGGGAVGKQRNNNSVTPHSGGGIFYTAASGIWQTVWLEPVAPAHISRLDLVPSLTDNTLRATVLADGANGQSVRVTVSTGGTVVGTATGAVGGQIAVPVPNPHVWSPEDPFLYDVRADLVSGGSTVDSVGSYAGMRTIAVAKVNNVLRPVLNGKFVFQTGTLDQGYWPDGIYTAPTDAALRSDLQAHKDLGFNMVRKHIKVEPQRWFYWADKLGLLVWQDMPAMDTRTPDAAARTQWEAEYHRIIDQHRSSPALIQWVDENEGWGQYDQARIANDVKAYDPSRLVDNMSGVNCCGAVDGGNGDVVDNHVYVGPGSTLPTATRAAVLGEYGGLGFRIPGHEWYPGGGFSYEDQPSQAALTDRFVGLIDSLRNNQMPAGLSASVYTEITDVENEVNGLLTYDRQVVKVDAARVKAANLALIDASRNPPAPVTLPTGQYKSLRVTTPGFTNRYLRHFTGLANTEVVDANSSAVLRSDATWKIVPGLADGSCYSFESRNYPGEYLRHRDSRVYREAGSGALYNSDATFCARPGSGGVRLTALAYPDRYLRHINSEVWIATQGGSNPWDGNPGSFLADTTWSVDAPWAP; from the coding sequence ATGCACAGCTCAGCCCTGCCCGGGCGCTCACCGGCAAGCCGCCGGCCGATCGCCCTGCTCGCCGTGCTCGCCCTGGCCGCCGCCGTGCTGCTGGCCTGGCAGACCCCCGCCCGGGCCGCCTCGTGGACGCCGAAGACCGCGCCCATGACGACGCCCTGGACCAACCAGGTGCCGGTCGACAATCCGCTGCCCGAGTACCCCAGGCCGCAGCTCACCCGCCCCGACTGGGCCAACCTCAACGGCATCTGGGACTTCGCGGTGACCGCCGTGGGGGCCGGCCAGCCGGCCTCGTTCAACGAGAAGATCCGGGTGCCCTTCGTCGCCGAGTCCGCGCTCTCCGGCGTCCAGCGGCAGGTCTCGCAGAACGACAAGCTCTGGTACAAGCGGACCTTCACCGTCCCGGCCGGCTGGAACGGGCGGCGAGTGCTGCTCAACTTCGGCGCCAGCGACTGGCAGACCACCGTCTGGGTGAACGGACAGCAGGTCGGCGCCGCGCACAGCGGCGGCTACGACGCCTTCGGCTACGACATCACCCCGTACCTGACCGCGGGCACCAACACCGTGGTGGTCTCGGTCTACGACCCGACCCAGACCGGCGGCGGCGCCGTCGGCAAGCAACGCAACAACAACAGCGTCACCCCGCACTCCGGCGGCGGCATCTTCTACACCGCGGCCTCCGGCATCTGGCAGACGGTCTGGCTGGAGCCCGTCGCCCCGGCCCACATCAGCCGGCTCGACCTGGTGCCCAGCCTGACGGACAACACCCTGCGGGCGACCGTCCTCGCCGACGGTGCCAACGGGCAGAGCGTCCGGGTCACCGTCTCCACCGGCGGCACGGTGGTCGGCACCGCCACCGGCGCGGTCGGCGGCCAGATCGCGGTACCCGTGCCCAACCCGCACGTGTGGTCCCCGGAGGACCCGTTCCTCTACGACGTCCGCGCCGACCTGGTCTCCGGCGGCAGCACCGTCGACTCGGTCGGCAGCTACGCCGGCATGCGCACCATCGCCGTGGCGAAGGTGAACAACGTCCTGCGGCCGGTGCTGAACGGCAAGTTCGTCTTCCAGACCGGCACCCTGGACCAGGGCTACTGGCCGGACGGCATCTACACCGCGCCGACCGACGCGGCCCTGCGCTCCGACCTCCAGGCGCACAAGGACCTCGGCTTCAACATGGTGCGCAAGCACATCAAGGTGGAGCCGCAGCGCTGGTTCTACTGGGCGGACAAGCTGGGCCTGCTGGTCTGGCAGGACATGCCGGCGATGGACACCCGGACGCCCGACGCCGCCGCCCGGACCCAGTGGGAGGCCGAGTACCACCGCATCATCGACCAGCACCGCAGCTCGCCCGCGCTGATCCAGTGGGTCGACGAGAACGAGGGCTGGGGCCAGTACGACCAGGCCCGGATCGCCAATGACGTCAAGGCCTACGACCCGTCCCGGCTGGTCGACAACATGAGCGGTGTCAACTGCTGCGGCGCGGTGGACGGCGGCAACGGCGACGTGGTCGACAACCACGTCTACGTCGGCCCCGGCAGCACCCTGCCCACCGCGACCCGGGCCGCCGTGCTCGGTGAGTACGGCGGGCTGGGGTTCCGGATCCCGGGCCACGAGTGGTACCCGGGCGGCGGGTTCAGCTACGAGGACCAGCCCAGCCAGGCGGCCCTCACCGACCGCTTCGTCGGACTGATCGACAGCCTGCGCAACAACCAGATGCCCGCCGGGCTGTCGGCGTCGGTCTACACCGAGATCACCGACGTGGAGAACGAGGTCAACGGCCTGCTCACGTACGACCGCCAGGTGGTCAAGGTGGACGCCGCTCGGGTGAAGGCCGCGAACCTGGCGCTGATCGACGCCTCCCGCAACCCCCCGGCGCCGGTCACCCTGCCGACCGGGCAGTACAAGTCGCTGCGGGTCACCACGCCCGGCTTCACCAACCGTTACCTGCGGCACTTCACCGGTCTGGCCAACACCGAGGTGGTCGACGCGAACAGCAGCGCGGTGCTGAGGAGCGACGCGACCTGGAAGATCGTCCCCGGTCTGGCGGACGGCTCCTGCTACTCCTTCGAGTCGCGGAACTACCCCGGCGAGTACCTGCGCCACCGGGACAGCAGGGTCTACCGGGAGGCCGGCAGCGGCGCGCTGTACAACTCGGACGCCACCTTCTGCGCGCGCCCGGGGAGCGGCGGGGTCCGGCTGACGGCGCTCGCCTACCCGGACCGCTACCTGCGGCACATCAACTCCGAGGTGTGGATCGCCACCCAGGGCGGCAGCAACCCGTGGGACGGCAACCCGGGCAGCTTCCTGGCCGACACCACGTGGTCGGTCGACGCCCCCTGGGCGCCGTGA
- a CDS encoding RICIN domain-containing protein yields MTTAQLPRPAEPKPPAAGRRGLSLAVTGALLATLGLTLGTAPHAQAADTLPTGWTSVVNKASGKCVDARAAAATDGTAVQQYACNGTTAQQWQLQGTDAGNVRVNSRIDASRAWDVTGVSAADNALVQLWSYSGGLNQQWQPVAEGGGYYHFVNRNSGKCLDVPAASTADSVQLGQYSCNGTGAQSFSFGTPVPPDGTPDFGPNVKIFDPSMPASTIQSTLNSVFSQQESNQFGSARYALLFKPGSYNVDANVGFYTQVAGLGLSPDDVTINGAVHAEADWFQGNATQNFWRDAENFSVNPSGGTDRWAVSQAAPMRRVHIRGDLQLDDGGWSSGGFLSDSKIDGQVRSGSQQQWLSRGDQFGSWSGSNWNMVFVGVNGAPATTFPNPPITAVGQAPAVREKPFLYVDQSGGYQVFVPALRTNTSGTSWAGGSTAGSSLPISQFFIAKPGDSAVTINAALAAGKNLLFTPGVFHLSDTIRVTRPDTVVLGLGLATLVPDNGVTALSVADVDGVKLAGLLIDAGTTSSSVLMQVGPAGSTASHAANPTSLSDVFFRIGGAGVGKAAQSLVVNSNNVIGDHMWLWRADHGSGVGWTSNTAANGLVVNGNDVTMYGLFVEHYQQYQTIWNGNGGRTYFYQNELPYDPPNQSAWMNGSTQGWAAYKVASTVTSHEAWGLGSYAYFNVNPAVVEAHSFEVPNTAGVRFHDMVTVSLGGTGTISHVINNSGAAANSGSNVANLVSYP; encoded by the coding sequence ATGACCACAGCCCAACTCCCGCGGCCCGCAGAGCCGAAACCGCCCGCAGCCGGGCGCCGGGGCCTGTCCCTGGCGGTGACCGGCGCCCTGCTGGCCACCCTCGGGCTCACCCTCGGCACCGCGCCGCACGCCCAGGCAGCCGACACTCTGCCCACCGGCTGGACCTCGGTCGTCAACAAGGCCAGCGGCAAGTGCGTGGACGCCCGCGCGGCGGCCGCCACCGACGGCACCGCCGTCCAGCAGTACGCCTGCAACGGCACCACCGCGCAGCAGTGGCAGCTCCAGGGCACCGACGCCGGCAACGTCCGGGTCAACAGCCGGATCGACGCGAGCCGGGCCTGGGACGTCACCGGCGTCTCGGCCGCCGACAACGCCCTCGTCCAGCTGTGGTCCTACTCCGGAGGCCTGAACCAGCAGTGGCAGCCGGTCGCCGAGGGCGGCGGTTACTACCACTTCGTCAACCGCAACAGCGGCAAGTGCCTGGACGTGCCGGCCGCCTCGACCGCCGACAGCGTCCAACTGGGCCAGTACAGCTGCAACGGCACCGGCGCACAGTCCTTCTCCTTCGGCACGCCCGTACCCCCGGACGGCACGCCGGACTTCGGGCCCAACGTGAAAATCTTCGACCCGTCGATGCCGGCCTCGACCATCCAGTCGACGCTGAACTCGGTCTTCTCCCAGCAGGAGAGCAACCAGTTCGGCAGCGCCAGGTACGCCCTGCTGTTCAAGCCCGGCAGCTACAACGTCGATGCCAACGTGGGCTTCTACACCCAGGTGGCGGGCCTCGGCCTCTCCCCCGACGATGTCACCATCAACGGCGCCGTGCACGCCGAGGCGGACTGGTTCCAGGGCAACGCCACCCAGAACTTCTGGCGGGACGCCGAGAACTTCTCGGTCAACCCCTCGGGGGGAACGGACCGTTGGGCGGTCTCGCAGGCGGCGCCGATGCGCCGGGTGCACATCCGCGGCGATCTGCAGCTGGACGACGGCGGCTGGTCCAGCGGCGGATTCCTGTCCGACTCGAAGATCGACGGCCAGGTCCGCTCCGGCTCCCAGCAGCAGTGGCTGTCCCGCGGCGACCAGTTCGGCAGCTGGTCCGGGTCCAACTGGAACATGGTCTTCGTCGGCGTCAACGGCGCCCCGGCCACCACCTTCCCCAACCCGCCGATCACCGCGGTCGGCCAGGCCCCGGCCGTCCGGGAGAAGCCCTTCCTGTACGTCGACCAGTCCGGCGGCTACCAGGTGTTCGTGCCCGCGCTGCGGACCAACACCTCCGGCACCAGCTGGGCAGGCGGCAGCACCGCCGGGTCCTCGCTGCCGATCTCGCAGTTCTTCATCGCCAAGCCCGGCGACTCGGCCGTCACCATCAACGCCGCCCTGGCCGCCGGGAAGAACCTGCTGTTCACCCCGGGTGTCTTCCACCTCTCGGACACCATCCGGGTGACCCGCCCGGACACCGTGGTGCTGGGCCTCGGCCTGGCGACCCTCGTCCCCGACAACGGCGTCACCGCGCTCTCGGTCGCGGACGTCGACGGCGTCAAGCTGGCCGGACTGCTGATCGACGCCGGCACCACCAGCTCCTCGGTGCTGATGCAGGTCGGCCCGGCGGGCTCCACCGCGAGCCACGCGGCGAACCCGACCTCGCTGAGCGACGTGTTCTTCCGGATCGGCGGCGCGGGCGTCGGCAAGGCCGCTCAGAGCCTGGTGGTGAACAGCAACAACGTGATCGGCGACCACATGTGGTTGTGGCGCGCCGACCACGGCAGCGGTGTCGGCTGGACCTCCAACACCGCCGCCAACGGCCTGGTGGTGAACGGCAACGACGTCACCATGTACGGCCTGTTCGTCGAGCACTACCAGCAGTACCAGACCATCTGGAACGGCAACGGCGGACGGACGTACTTCTACCAGAACGAACTGCCCTACGACCCGCCGAACCAGAGCGCCTGGATGAACGGCTCCACCCAGGGCTGGGCGGCGTACAAGGTCGCGTCCACGGTGACCAGCCACGAGGCGTGGGGGCTGGGCAGCTACGCCTACTTCAACGTCAACCCGGCGGTCGTCGAGGCGCACTCCTTCGAGGTGCCGAACACCGCGGGCGTCCGCTTCCACGACATGGTGACCGTCTCGCTCGGCGGTACCGGGACGATCAGCCACGTCATCAACAACAGCGGTGCCGCGGCCAACTCCGGGAGCAACGTGGCGAACCTGGTCAGCTACCCCTGA